TCCCGTTGGCGTCGGCACGCTTCTCAGGCGCCCACGGCCGTGATGGCGGATTGAATCTTCCCGAACACGGACGCGAATGCGGTTCCGAGGTTCGTATAGACGGTGCCGCCGATGATCACTGCCACGATGGCGGCGAGAATGCCGTATTCGAGCGCCGTGACACCACGCTCGTCGCGAGCGAACAGTCGAAAACGATTACCGAGTTTCATATCACCCTCCCTCAAAAAGGCACCGGAGCGCCCGTTGACCCACGGCGAGACGTCACCCGCCGCGCGCGCCGATGACTCGGTCTTGCCATATCGCTTATCAACTCTGGACTTCGGCCTCGGGTTCATTGCGCCACAAGGCTTGCGAACCTCTTTTCCCGTGTACGCCAATATTTCTCACGCTGTTGGCACAGCGTTTGCGCGTGCGCGCTATTTTTCCGATGCTAATTTAAACTAAATCCCAGAACCTAGAGTTTTGCTTCCAATCACCCGGGCTATTGTAAAAAAACGTTACATCGGTTGATCAAACAATACTCCAAAACTATGTGATGCAACGCTCGCAAGGGAAAACCATGATTGGTGCGACGCCACACAACGTAGCGCTTTCCCGTACCGCGACTTCAGCGCACGTTTAAATAACTATTC
This is a stretch of genomic DNA from Pandoraea faecigallinarum. It encodes these proteins:
- a CDS encoding Flp family type IVb pilin, whose protein sequence is MKLGNRFRLFARDERGVTALEYGILAAIVAVIIGGTVYTNLGTAFASVFGKIQSAITAVGA